ATGTTGTAAAACTGACTCCGATGGAAGTCATCACCCCTAACCGACCGCAAGGACTTAACACAGACCAAGAGGCTTTATACACCAGCAAGAAGTGTGAAGAAGCCTTTAGAAACAAATCTGACTGTAAAAGTAAGTCGATGCATACAATTCAGAAGCAGTATgcatgttctgaatgtggcaaactatTTCCGCACAGAAACCGTCTTCAGACGcataaaagaattcacactggtgaAAAGCCCTACCATTGTGCTGAGTGTGGTAGGCAGTTCCCCCATAACAGCGCTCTTCAGCGGCACACACGCGTTCATACCGGAGAGAAGCCGTATGGATGTGCCGAATGCGGAAAAACATTTTCTCATTACAGCAGTCTTCATAATCATTCGAAAACTCACATGGGAGAAAAgccttattgctgttctgaatgtggtaaaggatTCTCCTTTTTAGGTAATTTTCATAACCACTTGAGAATTCACAGCGGCGAGAAGCCTTATTGTTGCAGTGAATGTGGTAAACGGTTCATACAAGCAAGCGATCTACGGAGGCACATccgaattcacactggagagaagcctcaCTGTTGTtcggaatgtggcaaacgattctctttGTCGAGCGCTCTTCAGAAGCACACACGCATTCATACGGGAGAAAAGCCAtatggctgttctgaatgtggcaaacgattcacgGATAGTAGCGCTCTTCACAGCCACAGCAGATTCCACACGGGAGaaaagccgtattgctgttcagaatgtggcagaCGATGTGCTAATCCTAGCAGTCTCCAGAGACACATGAGGATTCATACTGGAGAAAGGCCATGttcttgttctgaatgtggcaagcaattCTTTGACCTCAACACTCTTCAGCGGCACACGCGGATTCATACGGGagagaagccttattgctgctctgagtgtggcaaacaatttgCTGACCGAAGCACTCTCCGGCAGCACACGCggattcatactggagagaagccgtactGCTGCTCCGAATGTGGTAAACGCTTTTCACAAATGAGCAACCTTAACTACCACTCAAATATCCACGCTCGAGAGAAACTGAGAACTGAGGTAGGCGTGGAAAAAAACACCTGAAACCGTGTTGGGTTGCCGAGTACAGAAGatcacctcaaaaaaaaaaaaagcttccagAATGTTCTTGTTTCCCTACCAATTAGCGCCACCCTGTACAAACTGCAAAAAAAGCCAACATTAGGAACAGTTCAGGTGCTACAGCGTGACCATGCTGTGAATTTACAGCACAAACAGTTAAAGTGGTCCGTAATTCCATGTCCCACTTCTGGACGTCATCGTCACTAATTTTAATGAAACTTGACCTGCTGATTTGGTCATATGAGTAACCCATGGAACTGAAATGGCACGCGTCTCGGGTCAAAATTAAGGGAGGTTTCAGCTAAGTGGGAACTTATGGAGGTGTGTGTTTGTGGGTTATGACTGGCTACCTATTAGTTGTACAGAAATGGTTCCCGTATTgttttaaagctcttttccaGCTCTGTATGTTTTGTGTAAATCTTATGTTatcccaaaaatgaaaatgaccatGTTATGAGGgattataatgttaaaaatggaatagcaaaaaaaaaaaaaataattggtccattttttatttatttatttttttattaaggctAGCTTATAATGTCATGAATGTTTCCAGAAAGTGTGGTCTTTGGTTTTTGAGTCGTTGCTGAGCTCTAATTGCTTAAGTTGGCATCACATGGTTTCATATCACTAATGCGCCTTTCTCATGGCAGCCATATTGACATGAAATAGTACAGCAAGCACAGATGAAGTATGGTGCCAGATACGCTACACTGAAATGGAACAGAAGCTTCATCTACGCCATTAGTGACACCCATGCCTGCCATactgtttcatttcaaaatggctGCCGTGAGAAGGGCCCATTCTACTGTGGCTAATAAACCCAGCATTCGTCAGAGAGGAGTGAGGTCATTTCTTTACTAAAGCTATCGTGTCATAAACATCTCCAGCAAATGTGGCCTTTGGTTTGTGAGTCATTGTTGAGATGTCATTACTTACAAGTGGCATGACCTGGTTTCATATCACTAATGGGCCTTTCTCATGGCCGCCATATTGACATGAAGTAGTACGGCAAGCACAGGTATAAGTAATGACGTTAATGAAGGTCCCGATTATGTCACACTGAAATTGAGCAGAAGTTTCATCAATGTCATTAGTGACACCTGTGCTTGCCATAATATTTGGCTGCTATAAAAAGAGTCCATTCCACTGTGGCTAATACATGCCAATGCTCTGCCCAGCATTCATCAGAGGAGAGTAAGGTCAACATTTGGTCAATTTTAACCAAAGATAGCTTATCATGCCATGAACATCTCCAGAAAGTGTGGCCTCTGGTTTTGGAGTCGTTGCTGAGCTCTCATTATTTACAGGTGGCATCACCTGGTTTCATATCACTAATGGGCCTTTCTCATGGCAGCCATATTGACATGAAGTAGTACATCAAGCACAGGTGTTAGTAACAATGTTAATGAAGGTGCCAGTTATGCTACACTGAAACTAAACAGAAGCTTCATCTACACCATTAGTGACACCTGTGCCTGCCATACTGTTTCATGTCAAAATGGCTGCCGTGAGAAGGGCTCATTCTACTGTGGCTAATAAATGTCAAAGCTCCTCCCAGCATTCATCAGAGGGGAGTGAGGTCATTTCTTTACTAAAGGTATCCTATCATGTCATGAACATCTCCAGAAGATGTGGTCTTTGGTTTGTGAGTCGTTGCTGAGCTCTCATTACTTAAGGTGGCATCACCTGGTTTCATATCACTAATGGGCCTTTCTCATGGCAGCCATATTGACATGAAATAGTAGGTGTAAGCACAGGTGTAAGTAATGACTTTAATGAAGGTGCCAGTTATGCTGCACTCAAATTGAGCAGAAGCTTCATCTACACCACTAGTGACACCTGTGCCAGCCATACTGTTTCATGTCAAAATGGCTGCCGTGAGAAGGGCCCATTCCACTGTGGCTAATACATGCCAATGCTCTGCCCACCATTCATCAGAGGGGAGTGAGGTCAAAATTTGGTCAGTTTTAACCAAAGCTAGCTTATCATGTCATGAACATTTCCAGAAAGTGTGGCCTCTTGCTTTGGAGTCGTTGCTGAGCTCTCGTTCCTTACAGGTGGCATCACCTGGTTTCATATCATTAAGGGGCCTTTGTCATGGCAGCCATATTGACTTGAAGTAGTACGGCAAGCGCAGGTATAAGTAATGACGTTAATGAAGGTGCCAGTTATGCTACACTCAAATTGAGCAGAAGCTTCATCTACACCACTAGTGACACCTGTGCCTGCCATACTGTTTCATGTCAAAATGGCTGCCATGAGACGGGCCCATTCCACTGTGGCTAATACATGCCAATGCTCTGCCCTGCATTATTCAGGGGGGAGTGAGGTCAAAATTTGTTTAGCAAAACTAGCTTATCATGTCATGAACATCTCCAGAAAGTGTGGCCTCTTGCTTTGGAGTCGTTGCTGAGCTCTCGTTCCTTACAGGTGGCATCACCTGGTTTCATATCATTAAGGGGCCTTTGTCATGGCAGCCATATTGACTTGAAGTAGTACGGCAAGCGCAGGTATAAGTAATGACGTTAATGAAGGTCCCAGCTATGCTACACTGAAACTGAACAGAAGCTTCTTCTACGCCATTAGTGACACCTGTGCCTGCCATACTGTTTCATATCAAAATGGCTGCCATGAGACGGGCCCATTCTACTGTGACTAATAAATGTCAAAGCTCTGCCTGGCATTCATCAGAGGGGAGTGAAGACAAAATTGGTCCGTATTTACCAAAGGTAGCTTATCATGCCATGAACACCTCCAGAAAATATGTGTGATGAAGCGGGTTCTTCTCTGTGCTCCCAGCTTTtaaacccgacaccgtcggtaatgtcactggATGAACTGATCAGTGAGTACACCACGAAGCAAGGTGCGTAAaggtgaaaaaatgcaaaaatgcttttatttaaaaaccgcaaaataaatagtgcagcgTTCCCAACAGAGCggaatttaataaataatccactaaAACGGGTGaatcagtggaggttaaaatccaatagataATTCCTTTTCAaagtgaggttaaaacaatagctggaagcagtcctttaaaatacAAGCTGGTGCCTTCATCTGCTGGCGAcccccctgcttctcccatccaggcttggCACcaggcagctgaccttctccgcTTACTGGTCTCGTGGCTTCCCGATCCCTGGTTTCATTCTGCACTCCccagactgagacttgggttccccagcaGGAGTGACTACCGACCGCCCCGGGCGCTGGCCAAACACCCTGCCAGGGCTCACTTCTCATCTGCCTTCTATTCTCAACGGCGAGTGTGTCTTCACTTGCTTGTGCACCGGCTTTCTGCCGCCATCTTCCCCGTTACCCTCAGttcgctttctttctttttttattttttctctcccctTCACACTTGCGCTCCTACTACATATCATGGGGACGTGGCTCAGGTGTGACGATTGCCAGTTCCCAGCATCAATTATGGACGCAGACGATTCTTCaactgtgcacttaagtgaggaaacgcccgcatcacaaagcgcTCCAGCCACACTATCACGCCCCCTATATAAGCCTcgagtgcggcgattatctatttaaaaactgggctttttcatctgagccgtggacccgctataccacagtgtgGCCTTGGGTTGGTGAGTCGTTGCTGAGCTCTCATTACTTAAGGTGGCTTCACCTGGTTCCATATCACTAATGGGCCTTTCTCATGGTAGCCATATTGACTTGAAGTAGTACGGCAAGCGCAGGTGTAAGTAATGACGTTAATGAAGGTCCCGATTATGCTACACTGAAATGGGGCAGAAGCTTCATCAGTGGCACCTGTGCCTGCCACACTTTTTGGCTGCTGTGAGAAGATCCCATTCAACTCTGGCTAATAAATGccagccttgcagttaggagacccgggttcacttcccaggtcctcccttcgtgttctccccgtgtctgtatgggtttcctcccaaagtccaaagacatgcaggttaggtgcattggccatcctaaattgtccctagtgtgtgcttggtgtgtgtgtgtgtgtgtgccctgcggtagtctggtgccctgcccggagtttgtttcctgccttgtgccctgtgttggctgggattggctccagcagacccctgtgaccctatagttaggatatagcaggttggataatggatagatggaaaataAATGCCAATGCTCCACCCCACATTCATCAGAGGGGAGTGAGGTCAAAATTGGTTCTAAAGTTAGCTTGTCATGTCATGAACATCTCCTGAAAGTGTGGCCTTTGGTTTGTGAGTCGTTGCTGAGCTCTCATTCCTTATCTGACGTGTGCATCAAACCCGCAATTCCTAACAGTGCTGTTGAAGAGCAGTTAGTGATCGGGGAGTGGTTATGACGGGTTAATGGGGTTCATGAAAAATAGCACTAAAGCCAGAACTAGCAGTGagaatatcagtcagtcagtcattatccaacctgctatatcctaacatagggtcatgggggtctgctggagccaatcccagccagcacagggtgcgaggcaggaacaaatccccaggcaggtcgcacatacacacacaaacacacacacaccaagcatgcagactagggacaatttaggatgaccaatgcacctaacctgcatgtctttgaactgcagGAGGA
This genomic window from Polypterus senegalus isolate Bchr_013 chromosome 4, ASM1683550v1, whole genome shotgun sequence contains:
- the LOC120528205 gene encoding zinc finger protein 3 homolog, yielding MASAKEDGRDATLAHIKEEDCEWGAPEDLCVKLEDCEGRISVFKEEEPKGEILAVKVEDSEDLSMGLELPKHESGNILKWRIGEEWHSCLQPWATKATQQNLLEPKSEPEEKIEEGEEQQSPRSVAADILENCSFPVSSSAQTSPQCGLKQKQDNGKMKKSTRGSKTSTSLQTSSPNVVKLTPMEVITPNRPQGLNTDQEALYTSKKCEEAFRNKSDCKSKSMHTIQKQYACSECGKLFPHRNRLQTHKRIHTGEKPYHCAECGRQFPHNSALQRHTRVHTGEKPYGCAECGKTFSHYSSLHNHSKTHMGEKPYCCSECGKGFSFLGNFHNHLRIHSGEKPYCCSECGKRFIQASDLRRHIRIHTGEKPHCCSECGKRFSLSSALQKHTRIHTGEKPYGCSECGKRFTDSSALHSHSRFHTGEKPYCCSECGRRCANPSSLQRHMRIHTGERPCSCSECGKQFFDLNTLQRHTRIHTGEKPYCCSECGKQFADRSTLRQHTRIHTGEKPYCCSECGKRFSQMSNLNYHSNIHAREKLRTEVGVEKNT